One window of Microcoleus vaginatus PCC 9802 genomic DNA carries:
- a CDS encoding methionine--tRNA ligase, whose amino-acid sequence MKSTDKTKNTFAITTPLYYVNDLPHVGSAYTTMAADALARFERLRGKSVLLVTGTDEHGQKIQRTAESLGRSPQAHCDSVVPAFEALWEQLDIQYDRFIRTTSRRHEYIVKEFFQRVWNSGDIYLNQQQGWYCVSCEEFKDERELLPGNRCSVHTSKEVEWRDEENYFFRLSRYQDQLLALYAERPDFIAPESRRNEVLSFVNSGLQDFSISRVNLEWGLPMPVDPSHSIYVWFDALLGYVTALLDPDSDPMLENALSKWWPVDLHLIGKDILRFHAVYWPAMLMSANLPVPGRVFAHGFLTKDGKKMGKTEGNTLNPVELVNKYGADAVRYYFLKEIEFGEDGDFNETRFINILNAELANDLGNLLNRTLNMARKYCGGSVPNVLGENIDGDNLLKAMSLDLGTQVAGFYEELAFSKASEAVLALVRAGNKFIDVQAPWSLYKQGQIESVEQVLYSVLESVRLASYLLSPIIPNISNAIYQQLGFSIDFNDRVTVNSLANFAAHAAWGALPANQTLGEPQPVFKRLELL is encoded by the coding sequence ATGAAATCGACTGATAAAACTAAAAATACCTTTGCGATAACAACGCCTCTGTATTATGTAAACGATTTACCTCACGTTGGCAGTGCTTACACGACTATGGCTGCAGATGCCCTAGCCCGATTTGAGCGGCTGCGGGGCAAATCTGTTTTGCTGGTTACGGGGACGGACGAACACGGGCAGAAAATTCAGCGGACAGCCGAGAGTTTGGGACGATCGCCCCAAGCTCACTGCGATTCAGTGGTTCCGGCGTTTGAGGCGCTGTGGGAGCAACTCGACATCCAGTACGATCGCTTCATCCGCACAACTTCGCGGCGCCACGAGTACATTGTCAAAGAATTTTTCCAGCGCGTCTGGAACTCCGGCGACATCTACTTGAACCAGCAACAAGGCTGGTACTGCGTCTCCTGTGAAGAATTTAAGGATGAACGGGAATTGTTGCCGGGAAATCGGTGCTCCGTCCACACCAGCAAGGAAGTTGAGTGGCGCGACGAGGAAAATTACTTTTTCCGCCTGTCGCGGTATCAAGACCAACTGCTGGCATTGTACGCAGAACGTCCCGACTTCATCGCCCCGGAAAGCCGACGCAACGAAGTGCTTAGTTTCGTCAACTCTGGACTGCAAGACTTTTCGATTTCTAGAGTGAATCTCGAATGGGGTCTGCCAATGCCAGTTGACCCCAGTCACAGCATCTACGTCTGGTTTGACGCTTTGCTGGGATACGTCACCGCATTGCTAGATCCGGACAGCGACCCGATGTTGGAGAATGCTTTATCTAAATGGTGGCCGGTTGACTTGCACTTGATTGGCAAAGATATTCTTCGCTTCCACGCAGTTTACTGGCCGGCAATGCTGATGTCAGCGAATCTGCCGGTGCCGGGTCGTGTCTTCGCACACGGGTTTTTGACCAAAGACGGCAAAAAAATGGGGAAAACGGAGGGTAATACTTTAAACCCTGTCGAATTGGTCAACAAATACGGCGCTGATGCAGTACGTTACTATTTCCTCAAAGAAATTGAGTTCGGAGAGGACGGCGATTTTAACGAAACTCGGTTTATCAATATATTGAATGCTGAGCTAGCAAACGATTTGGGAAATTTGCTTAACCGCACTTTAAACATGGCTCGAAAATATTGCGGTGGCAGCGTACCAAATGTGTTGGGAGAAAACATTGACGGAGACAACCTTCTCAAGGCTATGAGCCTGGATTTGGGCACTCAAGTAGCGGGTTTTTACGAAGAGTTGGCTTTTAGCAAGGCTTCCGAAGCCGTGCTTGCATTAGTTCGAGCCGGTAACAAGTTTATTGACGTGCAAGCACCTTGGAGTTTGTACAAGCAGGGACAGATCGAAAGTGTCGAACAAGTGCTATATTCTGTTCTGGAATCTGTTAGACTAGCATCTTACCTTTTATCGCCGATTATTCCCAATATCAGCAACGCTATCTATCAACAGCTAGGTTTTTCAATTGACTTTAACGATCGAGTTACAGTTAACAGTTTAGCGAATTTTGCAGCTCATGCTGCCTGGGGCGCTTTGCCGGCAAACCAAACTCTGGGGGAACCCCAACCTGTTTTTAAGCGGCTCGAACTGCTGTAA
- the hrcA gene encoding heat-inducible transcriptional repressor HrcA codes for MRVNLTDRQQHILWATVRHYIATAEPVGSKALADEFNLSVSPATIRNAMGTLEKAGLLYQPHTSAGRVPSDSGYRIYVDQLIQPSDTLARKVEQVLDQLNWSDGRMDAALRGAAQILATISGYIAMITIPQTNMACLRHLQLVQLEPGKVMLIVVTDAYETQSVLVQLPRDAEGNTPDVEIVDRQLQILSNFLNSKLRGRSLSELSTVDWSELDRDFELYAEWMGTMLTALSSRQSNPTYTRILIGGLAEALRLPEFSQLQQVQTLVQLLEQEQELLWPLIFESPELDIPGKRVTVRIGSENSLEPIRGCTLISSTYRRGSVPVGSVGVLGPTRMVYENAIAVVEAAADYLSEAIGGNRVSFPDGDRGRSDHPLLDAP; via the coding sequence GTGCGCGTTAACCTCACCGATCGGCAACAACACATCCTTTGGGCAACGGTTCGCCACTACATAGCTACAGCGGAACCCGTTGGCTCAAAAGCTTTGGCTGACGAATTCAACCTCAGCGTCAGCCCAGCTACAATTCGCAATGCGATGGGGACTCTTGAAAAAGCTGGACTGCTTTATCAGCCCCACACTTCGGCAGGACGAGTCCCCTCTGACTCGGGCTACCGAATTTATGTAGACCAGTTGATTCAGCCGTCTGATACGCTGGCCCGCAAGGTGGAACAGGTACTAGACCAGCTCAATTGGTCGGACGGCCGCATGGACGCGGCACTCCGCGGCGCGGCTCAAATCCTGGCAACTATCAGCGGTTACATAGCCATGATCACCATACCGCAAACCAATATGGCTTGCTTGCGCCACTTGCAACTGGTGCAGCTAGAGCCGGGAAAGGTGATGCTGATCGTGGTGACGGATGCCTACGAAACTCAGTCGGTTTTGGTGCAGTTGCCGAGGGACGCAGAAGGTAACACGCCTGATGTCGAAATCGTCGATCGCCAATTGCAGATTTTGTCGAATTTTTTGAACAGCAAGTTGCGGGGACGATCGCTCTCGGAACTCTCGACTGTAGACTGGAGCGAGTTAGACCGGGACTTTGAGCTGTACGCTGAGTGGATGGGAACCATGCTGACTGCTTTGAGCAGCCGCCAAAGCAATCCAACCTACACGCGGATTCTGATCGGCGGTTTAGCAGAAGCGCTGCGCTTGCCTGAGTTTTCGCAGTTGCAGCAAGTTCAAACCCTGGTGCAACTGCTCGAACAAGAGCAAGAACTGCTTTGGCCTTTGATTTTTGAATCGCCTGAGTTGGACATCCCCGGGAAGCGAGTAACGGTGCGTATTGGTTCGGAAAATTCTTTAGAACCAATTCGTGGCTGTACTCTGATTTCTTCGACTTACCGCCGGGGATCAGTGCCGGTGGGTAGTGTTGGGGTTTTGGGGCCGACGCGGATGGTTTATGAAAATGCGATCGCGGTTGTGGAAGCTGCTGCGGATTATTTGTCAGAAGCTATTGGCGGAAATCGAGTGAGTTTTCCTGATGGCGATCGAGGGCGATCGGATCATCCCTTGTTAGATGCACCCTAA
- a CDS encoding NYN domain-containing protein, translating to MLNRIESNDLFTPEQVLENRGRVAIFIDGSNLFYAALQLGIEIDYTKLLCRLTAGSRLLRSFFYTGVDRTNEKQQGFLLWMRRNGYRVISKDLVQLPDGSKKANLDVEIAVDMMALVGSYDTAVLVSGDGDLAYAVDAVSYRGVRVEVVSLRSMTSDSLINVADRYIDLEMIKDDIQKTSRPNYAYRPLSGLSLMEEHDDR from the coding sequence ATGTTGAATAGAATAGAAAGCAACGATCTTTTTACGCCGGAACAGGTTCTAGAAAATCGCGGTCGAGTAGCAATTTTTATTGACGGTTCTAACCTTTTTTACGCGGCTTTGCAGTTAGGAATTGAGATTGATTACACTAAGCTGCTGTGCCGTTTAACTGCGGGTTCGCGGCTGCTGCGCTCTTTTTTCTACACAGGTGTCGATCGCACTAACGAGAAACAGCAGGGGTTTTTGCTGTGGATGCGCCGCAACGGCTACCGGGTGATTTCTAAGGATTTGGTACAGTTGCCAGATGGTTCTAAGAAGGCGAATTTGGATGTAGAAATCGCTGTGGATATGATGGCTCTAGTGGGGTCTTACGACACGGCGGTACTGGTGAGCGGTGACGGCGATTTGGCTTATGCTGTAGATGCTGTGAGCTATCGCGGTGTGCGGGTGGAGGTGGTAAGTTTGCGATCGATGACGAGCGACAGTTTGATTAATGTAGCCGATCGCTATATCGATTTGGAAATGATTAAGGACGACATCCAAAAAACATCGCGCCCTAATTATGCTTACCGCCCTTTGTCGGGTCTGAGCTTGATGGAGGAACACGACGACAGATAG
- the lptC gene encoding LPS export ABC transporter periplasmic protein LptC, with protein MINLKSLIPNFKSPKLMLVFLAALILGIGACAAPQEPQKNKLAEDLKTAQQSNSTLTLNKVTLEQANEKGETFWKVNSENAVYSKDKKIVNVQKPVGKLFQDGKEIYDIQGETGQVFQEGNQVFLKGKIVATDLKNGVVLRGNELEWRPKEDVLVVRNNLTGENKQVTASAKEARVFSRAKRMELFGSVVANVKEPVLQLRTEHLVWFVDQQKVNSDQPTQIDRYKNKIVTDSGFADKVDVDLKTKIATLTQNAQLMPSDPPLQIESSLMSWNFPAQYVISPGPVKVFHRVEKVTMTGDTGRGDLEKKVFYLTGNVVGIGEKRQAQLNTDRVTWYLTNQTFDAEGNVVYKQLNPVFNLTGPRAAGELKNQTVIVKGDGGGGQVVTEFVPDEYKGTLGQQ; from the coding sequence ATGATTAATCTCAAATCCCTAATTCCCAATTTCAAATCCCCAAAATTGATGCTGGTATTTTTAGCAGCATTGATTTTGGGGATTGGTGCTTGTGCGGCTCCGCAAGAGCCTCAAAAAAACAAATTAGCTGAGGATCTCAAAACTGCTCAACAGTCAAACAGCACTTTAACTTTGAACAAAGTAACTCTAGAACAAGCAAACGAAAAGGGCGAGACGTTCTGGAAAGTAAACTCGGAAAATGCCGTTTACAGCAAAGACAAAAAGATAGTTAACGTTCAGAAACCAGTAGGCAAATTGTTTCAGGACGGCAAAGAAATTTACGATATTCAGGGAGAAACCGGGCAGGTATTTCAGGAAGGAAATCAGGTTTTTCTCAAAGGTAAGATAGTCGCTACAGACCTAAAAAATGGAGTGGTCTTGCGCGGAAATGAGTTGGAGTGGCGACCGAAGGAAGATGTTTTAGTTGTTCGCAACAATTTGACCGGAGAGAACAAACAGGTCACTGCTTCAGCGAAGGAAGCGCGGGTTTTCAGTAGGGCTAAGAGGATGGAGTTATTCGGCTCTGTGGTGGCGAATGTTAAAGAACCGGTTTTGCAATTGCGAACCGAGCACTTAGTGTGGTTTGTGGATCAACAAAAGGTAAACAGCGACCAACCGACTCAAATTGACAGATACAAAAATAAAATAGTAACAGATAGCGGTTTTGCCGACAAAGTAGATGTAGACTTAAAAACTAAGATAGCGACGCTAACGCAAAACGCTCAGTTGATGCCATCAGACCCGCCGCTACAAATAGAAAGCAGTTTGATGAGTTGGAATTTTCCGGCGCAATATGTGATATCGCCCGGGCCTGTGAAGGTTTTTCACCGCGTGGAAAAGGTGACGATGACTGGGGATACGGGGCGCGGAGATTTAGAGAAAAAAGTTTTTTATTTGACGGGAAATGTGGTAGGGATTGGGGAAAAACGTCAAGCTCAATTAAATACCGATCGCGTAACGTGGTATTTAACTAACCAGACTTTCGACGCCGAAGGAAATGTTGTTTACAAGCAACTAAATCCGGTGTTTAATTTGACTGGGCCGAGGGCGGCGGGAGAGTTGAAAAATCAAACTGTGATTGTCAAAGGCGACGGTGGTGGCGGCCAAGTGGTTACGGAATTTGTACCCGACGAGTACAAGGGAACTTTGGGACAGCAATAA